The following coding sequences are from one Pseudomonas mendocina window:
- a CDS encoding MFS transporter — translation MNIRQSELDTGAAHTLPQTRVNGIFIGTMALSLLGGWLSVFAPIQVLLAQQMELIVPLGKEAALGMVMGLGSAVALLAQPLIGAMSDRTTLRLGRRHPWNLAGIALGALALVMLGQQTSLPGVLLWWGVVQLGTSAVLCSVTAAVPDRVPLQQRATVSAWNGVTLSLAVVIGAMLTTVFTSGIASGYLLVAVGFVLFSTPFILATRDQSITKASLPPFSLSGLLKSFWISPRKHPDFAWAWSTRFLVGLSSATGTMFFLYFLRDGLQYEKLFPGERAEDGLLILVLIYTTAVVVSAFVSAIISDRTGRRRIIVVLAGLVMGCASLLLAFWQSWPMAMLSSTVLGLGYGAYVAVDQALISQVLPSSSDHAKDLGVINIAIVGPQILAPIICALLITQLGGYHALYAFSGLVGILGGLLVFKIKSVP, via the coding sequence ATGAACATCAGGCAGTCGGAGCTGGATACCGGCGCGGCGCATACGCTGCCGCAAACCCGGGTCAACGGCATTTTCATCGGCACCATGGCGCTGTCCTTGCTGGGGGGGTGGCTGTCCGTATTCGCCCCCATTCAGGTACTGCTCGCCCAGCAGATGGAGCTGATTGTCCCGCTGGGCAAGGAGGCCGCGCTGGGTATGGTGATGGGGTTGGGCTCGGCGGTGGCGCTGCTGGCGCAGCCGCTGATCGGCGCCATGTCTGACCGGACGACGCTCCGGCTAGGCCGGCGCCACCCCTGGAACCTGGCCGGGATCGCGCTGGGCGCGCTGGCGCTGGTGATGCTCGGTCAGCAGACCAGTCTCCCCGGCGTCCTGCTGTGGTGGGGCGTGGTGCAACTGGGTACGAGTGCGGTGCTGTGCTCGGTGACCGCTGCCGTGCCGGATCGCGTGCCGCTGCAGCAGCGTGCGACCGTCAGTGCCTGGAACGGCGTAACGCTGTCCCTGGCCGTGGTGATCGGCGCGATGCTGACGACCGTATTCACCTCGGGCATTGCCAGCGGTTACCTGCTGGTGGCGGTGGGCTTCGTGCTGTTTTCCACGCCTTTCATCCTGGCGACTCGCGACCAGTCGATTACCAAGGCATCGCTGCCACCCTTCAGCTTGTCCGGCTTGCTGAAAAGCTTCTGGATCAGCCCGAGGAAGCACCCCGATTTTGCCTGGGCCTGGTCGACGCGCTTTCTGGTCGGGCTGAGCAGTGCGACCGGCACCATGTTCTTTCTCTACTTCCTGCGCGATGGGTTGCAGTACGAGAAGCTGTTCCCCGGTGAACGCGCCGAGGACGGCTTGCTGATTCTGGTGCTGATCTACACGACGGCGGTGGTGGTATCGGCCTTCGTCAGCGCGATCATTTCCGACCGCACCGGACGTCGTCGGATCATTGTGGTTCTCGCCGGGCTGGTGATGGGCTGCGCGTCGCTGCTTCTGGCGTTCTGGCAGAGCTGGCCAATGGCAATGCTGTCTTCCACAGTGCTGGGGTTGGGCTATGGCGCCTATGTCGCGGTGGATCAGGCGCTGATCAGCCAGGTGCTGCCCAGCTCGTCCGACCATGCCAAGGATCTGGGCGTGATCAACATCGCCATCGTCGGGCCGCAGATCCTGGCGCCGATCATCTGCGCGTTGCTGATCACCCAACTGGGCGGCTATCACGCGTTGTACGCGTTCTCGGGGCTGGTCGGGATACTTGGCGGTTTGCTGGTGTTCAAGATCAAGAGTGTGCCGTGA
- a CDS encoding alpha/beta hydrolase: MFLRLMGDIEAASPQNRPMAQVRAQTDLDAWTFGGPEIALHSVSDLRIPGRTEEIPARYYRGTPTSSGILIYFHGGAWVSGGLDSCDSICRFIARHADIRVLSVDYRLAPEYAYPAALDDALTAYRFALSLPGSEACFVAVGGDSAGGNIAASLCQRLTSSHLPMPHFQLLFYPVLDVLNKSESYHLFSSGYVLSEAQMDWAKALYAPQGNYADPALSPLLATSLQGLPPAYVATAEFDVLRDEGERYATRLKACAPATQRRRAPGLIHGFANMMGVSRSAREEMRLAVEALTTARANGRTLEDASVV, encoded by the coding sequence ATGTTCCTGCGCCTCATGGGCGACATAGAAGCCGCCAGCCCACAGAACCGTCCCATGGCCCAAGTACGGGCGCAGACCGATCTCGACGCCTGGACGTTCGGCGGCCCGGAGATTGCGCTACACAGCGTCAGCGACTTGCGTATACCGGGCAGGACTGAAGAAATTCCGGCGCGGTATTACCGGGGAACCCCGACATCCAGTGGAATCCTGATCTACTTCCATGGCGGTGCCTGGGTCTCAGGCGGCCTGGACAGCTGCGACTCCATTTGCCGATTCATCGCCAGACACGCCGACATTCGCGTGCTCTCGGTCGACTATCGGCTCGCTCCTGAATATGCCTACCCGGCGGCACTGGACGATGCGCTCACCGCCTATCGATTTGCACTGTCGCTGCCAGGCAGCGAAGCCTGCTTCGTCGCGGTCGGCGGCGACAGTGCCGGCGGTAATATCGCCGCCTCCCTGTGCCAGCGACTGACAAGCTCGCACCTGCCGATGCCGCACTTTCAGTTGCTGTTCTACCCGGTACTCGATGTGCTGAACAAATCCGAGTCGTACCACCTTTTCAGCAGCGGCTATGTACTCAGCGAAGCGCAGATGGATTGGGCCAAGGCGCTGTATGCGCCGCAGGGCAATTACGCCGACCCCGCTCTTTCGCCGCTGCTCGCCACCTCGCTGCAAGGCCTGCCGCCCGCCTATGTCGCGACCGCAGAATTCGATGTGCTACGCGACGAAGGCGAACGCTATGCCACACGGCTCAAGGCCTGTGCTCCAGCCACACAACGACGTCGAGCGCCGGGGTTGATCCACGGTTTCGCCAACATGATGGGCGTCAGCCGCAGCGCACGAGAGGAGATGCGCCTGGCAGTGGAAGCGCTTACAACCGCGCGGGCGAATGGGCGCACGCTCGAAGACGCTAGCGTCGTCTGA
- a CDS encoding DUF1285 domain-containing protein: protein MSDPGKAGDLLAQIPKGEGKGLPPVHLWNPDFCGDIDMRIARDGTWYYLGTPIGRKPMVRLFSTIIRRDGDDYFLITPVEKVGIQVEDAPFVAVTLQVEGEGEAQVLRFTTNVEDEVVAGAEHPIRVEIDPATLEPSPYILVRRNLEALIHRNVFYQLVELAVEREVDGEPWLGVWSGGQFYSIGPVPV, encoded by the coding sequence ATGAGCGATCCAGGCAAGGCCGGCGACCTGCTGGCGCAGATCCCCAAGGGCGAAGGCAAGGGCCTACCCCCCGTGCACCTGTGGAACCCCGATTTCTGTGGCGATATCGACATGCGTATCGCCCGCGATGGCACCTGGTATTACCTGGGTACGCCCATCGGTCGCAAACCCATGGTGCGACTGTTTTCCACCATCATCCGCCGCGATGGCGACGACTACTTCCTGATCACGCCGGTGGAGAAGGTCGGTATCCAGGTCGAGGACGCTCCCTTCGTTGCCGTGACTCTGCAGGTCGAGGGGGAGGGCGAGGCGCAGGTGCTGCGTTTCACCACCAATGTTGAGGACGAAGTCGTGGCGGGTGCCGAGCATCCGATCCGTGTGGAGATCGATCCTGCGACACTTGAGCCCTCGCCGTACATTCTGGTGCGGCGTAACCTCGAAGCATTGATTCATCGCAACGTGTTCTACCAGCTGGTGGAACTGGCGGTGGAGCGTGAGGTCGACGGAGAACCCTGGTTGGGCGTGTGGAGTGGCGGGCAGTTCTATTCCATCGGGCCTGTGCCAGTCTGA
- the argE gene encoding acetylornithine deacetylase yields MPSETFLTAYPWVERLIRLDTTSALSNLHLIEEVRGYFSAHGIDSVLTYDEDRRKANLFATVPAHDGSVTGGLVLSGHTDVVPVKGQNWTSDPFVPAVRDGKLYGRGACDMKGFIGVALEMLPVMLASKLSAPLHFALSYDEEIGCAGAPSMVRDLVARGVAPKGCVVGEPTGMGVVVAHKGINAYRCCVRGHAAHSSLQPQGINAIEYAARLITFISDLARQSAAEGPFDNGFDVPYSTAQTGTIQGGIAINTIPEHCEFQFEFRNLPGINPDAIFERIEQYAKQVLQPEMQARIEGTGISFETISRAPALDSGEKAALCALIAGLRQDSATRQVSYATEAGLFQEVGVPTIVCGPGHIAQAHKADEYVALEQLAECERFLRQLIASQSL; encoded by the coding sequence ATGCCATCCGAAACCTTCCTCACTGCCTACCCCTGGGTCGAGCGACTGATCCGCCTGGACACCACCAGTGCCTTGTCGAATCTGCACCTGATCGAGGAGGTGCGTGGCTATTTCTCGGCCCATGGCATCGACAGTGTGCTGACCTATGACGAGGACAGACGTAAGGCCAACCTGTTCGCCACGGTGCCGGCGCATGACGGCAGCGTGACCGGCGGGCTGGTGCTTTCCGGCCATACCGATGTCGTGCCGGTGAAGGGGCAGAACTGGACGTCCGATCCCTTCGTGCCTGCCGTGCGTGACGGCAAGTTGTATGGCCGTGGTGCCTGCGACATGAAGGGCTTCATCGGTGTGGCGCTGGAAATGTTGCCGGTGATGCTGGCATCGAAGCTGTCGGCGCCGCTGCATTTCGCGCTGTCCTACGACGAAGAAATAGGCTGCGCCGGTGCGCCGTCGATGGTGCGTGATCTGGTGGCGCGGGGTGTGGCACCCAAGGGTTGCGTGGTGGGCGAGCCGACCGGCATGGGTGTCGTCGTGGCGCACAAGGGCATCAACGCCTATCGCTGTTGCGTGCGTGGCCATGCGGCGCATTCGTCCCTGCAACCGCAGGGCATCAATGCCATCGAGTACGCGGCCCGGCTGATCACCTTCATCAGCGATCTGGCGCGTCAGTCGGCGGCCGAGGGCCCCTTCGACAATGGCTTCGATGTGCCCTACAGCACGGCGCAGACCGGCACCATCCAGGGCGGCATCGCCATCAATACCATTCCCGAGCACTGCGAATTCCAGTTCGAGTTTCGCAACCTGCCAGGTATCAACCCGGACGCCATTTTTGAGCGTATCGAGCAGTACGCGAAGCAGGTGCTGCAACCCGAGATGCAGGCTCGCATCGAGGGAACGGGGATCTCGTTCGAGACCATTTCCCGTGCCCCGGCGCTGGACAGCGGCGAGAAGGCAGCGCTCTGCGCCCTGATCGCCGGGCTGCGTCAGGACAGCGCCACGCGCCAGGTTTCCTACGCCACCGAGGCCGGATTGTTCCAGGAGGTCGGGGTGCCGACCATCGTCTGCGGCCCCGGCCATATCGCCCAGGCCCACAAGGCCGACGAATACGTCGCGCTCGAGCAACTGGCCGAGTGCGAGCGCTTCCTGCGTCAGTTGATCGCCAGCCAGAGCCTCTAG
- a CDS encoding DUF4823 domain-containing protein: MRNLLLLVALLGLAGCMKVSDMASGAEYHLRDAGFLDHGRTERMASRRLQQDSFIYIAQGHFVPPGHGYPRPNVVAEEAFKGFVEYFPLVRRARQPAGLDEAMTEARAAGAHYLLYARFAYSDDRIGTMEEWEDQEAVDRLGTDRAVIQLMLIETNTRYLVDTARIRSRGGFLTFYDVQPQDIIGPPLRDYARSLLGVAN; encoded by the coding sequence ATGCGTAACCTGCTTCTACTGGTGGCGCTGCTGGGGCTGGCTGGCTGCATGAAGGTCAGCGACATGGCCAGTGGCGCCGAATACCATCTGCGCGATGCCGGGTTTCTCGACCATGGCCGCACCGAGCGCATGGCCTCGCGGCGCCTGCAGCAGGACTCCTTCATCTATATCGCTCAGGGCCACTTCGTGCCGCCGGGGCACGGCTATCCGCGGCCCAATGTGGTGGCCGAGGAAGCCTTCAAGGGCTTCGTCGAATACTTTCCGCTGGTGCGTCGTGCGCGCCAGCCGGCCGGCCTGGACGAGGCAATGACCGAAGCGCGCGCGGCAGGCGCGCACTATCTGTTGTACGCCCGCTTCGCCTATAGCGACGACCGCATCGGCACCATGGAGGAGTGGGAAGACCAGGAGGCCGTGGATCGCCTCGGTACCGACCGTGCGGTGATCCAGCTGATGTTGATCGAAACCAACACTCGCTATCTGGTGGACACCGCACGCATTCGCAGTCGCGGCGGATTCCTGACGTTCTACGACGTACAGCCGCAGGACATCATCGGCCCGCCACTGCGTGACTACGCGCGTAGCCTGCTGGGCGTGGCGAACTGA